In bacterium, a single genomic region encodes these proteins:
- a CDS encoding dockerin type I domain-containing protein codes for MRLKACLFPVLLAAFLFPAAGLLAEDVFPAAESLAPVRPRLLIRGDDSTCGVPLSRLRTDTTAAEYRAMRDRLRQQTSPACYALQWQMYGDSAMADSAVAALKRYRYATPGNTFGIYSTLFENGLAYDWVHDYVKFSAEDRAAVRAQFYKLAYTDGLALSGDHIFHNYVWMSACGSAIWALATAGEDSDSDKLYTQVRAWLNNHLYPGMHYMDGLPGESLGYWSQYDFTGAVWTVLAAQSASGQNLVGRIATEQDDWLRRQYMNEIHSVQPDMRFLPWGDVIGGPNGSVTHEMAGVLDACAWAFGSGEGAWFDRWLAGKRGAGRFYGLTSMYYMLYTKHLSAAPVTPALSYTAGGGAQGGHFIARGAWEDGATLVGFGVKDHYGDHNHYDQGGFTLYRNGFLVADPTVYNEVNGPQQPADVHSTLILYKPGSTFPIKQREPHGQNFGSLDNFKANLDAGQMLNTGDFLFSAEGGGWAAAAGQYAQAYQSGVVKSCVRQILFLRPSTLLVVDQLQAAAAGSLSGIDWLLQLAAQPNVNGSGLFCANAASWLRCRTLYPDTVAPAVQATSVGTWRASYHFTAGDNTVLVHCLETGDGAVAPDSLPGIVLSLGADSLRIETADWVFSLARSGTFGVSGMKKKPPVQPGDMNGDSKLDVFDLLGLLKALGGGTAAGAESDVNGDGRMDIFDLLALLKKLAG; via the coding sequence TTGAGACTGAAAGCCTGTCTGTTCCCCGTGCTGCTGGCGGCCTTTCTTTTCCCGGCCGCGGGCCTGCTGGCGGAGGATGTTTTCCCTGCCGCGGAGTCGCTCGCCCCGGTGCGTCCACGCCTGCTCATCCGCGGGGATGATTCCACCTGCGGCGTGCCCCTGAGCCGTTTGCGCACCGACACCACCGCCGCCGAGTACCGGGCCATGCGGGACAGGCTGCGCCAGCAGACCAGCCCGGCCTGCTATGCTCTCCAGTGGCAGATGTACGGCGACAGCGCCATGGCCGACTCCGCCGTGGCCGCGCTCAAGCGCTACCGTTACGCCACCCCGGGTAACACTTTCGGAATCTATTCGACCCTGTTCGAGAACGGCCTGGCCTACGACTGGGTGCACGACTACGTCAAGTTCAGCGCCGAGGACCGCGCTGCGGTGCGCGCCCAGTTCTACAAGCTGGCCTACACCGATGGACTGGCCCTGAGCGGCGACCACATTTTCCACAATTATGTCTGGATGAGCGCCTGCGGGTCCGCGATCTGGGCCCTGGCCACCGCGGGCGAGGACAGTGACTCCGACAAGCTTTACACCCAGGTGCGCGCCTGGCTGAACAACCACCTCTATCCGGGCATGCACTACATGGACGGCCTGCCGGGGGAGAGCCTGGGCTACTGGTCGCAGTACGATTTCACCGGCGCGGTCTGGACTGTCCTGGCCGCCCAGAGCGCCAGCGGGCAGAACCTGGTCGGGCGCATCGCCACGGAGCAGGATGACTGGCTGCGCCGCCAGTACATGAACGAGATCCACAGCGTGCAGCCGGACATGCGTTTCCTGCCCTGGGGCGATGTGATCGGCGGGCCCAACGGCAGCGTGACACACGAGATGGCCGGTGTGCTGGATGCCTGCGCCTGGGCTTTCGGCAGCGGCGAGGGGGCCTGGTTCGACCGCTGGCTGGCCGGCAAGCGCGGCGCCGGACGGTTCTACGGCCTCACCTCCATGTACTACATGCTCTACACCAAGCACCTGAGCGCCGCTCCTGTCACCCCGGCCCTGAGCTACACAGCCGGCGGCGGCGCCCAGGGCGGTCATTTCATCGCCCGGGGGGCCTGGGAGGATGGGGCCACGCTGGTCGGTTTCGGAGTGAAAGACCACTACGGCGACCACAACCACTACGACCAGGGCGGGTTCACGCTCTACCGCAACGGCTTCCTGGTGGCCGATCCGACCGTTTACAACGAGGTGAACGGGCCCCAGCAGCCGGCGGATGTCCACAGCACACTGATTCTTTACAAACCCGGCTCCACATTCCCGATCAAGCAGCGCGAGCCCCACGGCCAGAATTTCGGCTCTCTGGATAATTTCAAGGCCAACCTCGATGCCGGACAGATGCTGAACACAGGCGATTTCCTGTTCTCGGCCGAGGGCGGCGGCTGGGCCGCCGCGGCCGGGCAGTACGCCCAGGCCTACCAGAGCGGGGTGGTGAAAAGCTGCGTGCGCCAGATCCTGTTCCTGCGGCCCTCCACGCTTCTGGTGGTCGATCAGCTCCAGGCCGCGGCGGCCGGCTCGCTCAGCGGAATCGATTGGCTGCTCCAGCTTGCCGCCCAGCCGAACGTGAACGGGTCCGGCCTTTTCTGCGCCAACGCCGCGAGCTGGCTGCGCTGCCGCACGCTCTACCCGGATACGGTCGCGCCCGCGGTGCAGGCGACTTCCGTGGGCACCTGGCGCGCCTCGTACCATTTCACGGCCGGGGACAACACGGTCCTGGTGCACTGTCTGGAAACGGGCGACGGGGCCGTGGCGCCGGACAGCCTGCCCGGGATTGTCCTCAGCCTGGGGGCCGACTCGCTGCGGATCGAGACCGCGGACTGGGTGTTCTCCCTGGCCCGCAGCGGCACTTTCGGGGTGAGCGGGATGAAAAAAAAACCGCCGGTCCAGCCCGGGGACATGAACGGTGACAGCAAGCTGGACGTGTTCGACCTGCTGGGACTGCTCAAGGCCCTGGGCGGGGGAACGGCCGCCGGAGCGGAGAGCGATGTGAACGGGGACGGCAGGATGGACATATTCGACCTGCTGGCCCTGCTCAAGAAACTGGCCGGCTGA
- a CDS encoding TetR/AcrR family transcriptional regulator, whose amino-acid sequence MARTRMSAEQRREQIIAEALQLFAAQGLEGTRTRQIAQACGVSEGVLFHFFKSKSELQQACFEHELGRTFSAEQALDKDLETTLLRYAGLFLQENRERPAAFRFIMQTMLSQPEQSLQFHRSRGTSEYSGFIRNCLEQGRADGQLRAFDSEFAADVFIGSLFFISLMHEFFRPSKLNRMSVESQARTVVDLFINGLHQCAAEGAKDGGK is encoded by the coding sequence ATGGCCAGGACAAGGATGAGCGCCGAGCAGCGGCGGGAGCAGATAATCGCCGAGGCGCTCCAGCTTTTCGCCGCCCAGGGGCTGGAGGGCACCCGCACCCGTCAGATCGCCCAGGCCTGTGGTGTGAGCGAGGGCGTGCTGTTCCATTTCTTCAAGAGCAAGAGCGAGCTCCAGCAGGCCTGCTTCGAGCACGAGCTGGGCCGGACATTCAGTGCCGAGCAGGCCCTGGACAAGGACCTCGAAACCACCCTCCTGCGCTACGCCGGTCTTTTCCTGCAGGAGAACCGTGAGCGGCCCGCCGCTTTCCGTTTCATCATGCAGACCATGCTGAGCCAGCCGGAGCAGTCGCTCCAGTTTCACCGCAGCCGGGGGACCAGCGAGTACAGCGGCTTCATCCGTAACTGCCTGGAGCAGGGGCGTGCGGATGGCCAGCTCCGGGCGTTCGACTCGGAGTTCGCTGCGGATGTATTCATCGGCTCCCTGTTTTTTATCTCGCTGATGCACGAGTTTTTCCGGCCCTCGAAGCTTAACCGGATGAGCGTGGAGTCCCAGGCCCGGACCGTGGTGGACCTGTTTATCAACGGCCTGCACCAGTGCGCCGCGGAAGGGGCGAAAGACGGGGGGAAATGA
- a CDS encoding glycosyltransferase family 4 protein, translated as MDRLCCDLLFVTFEIEAEGGAPLDIEWLSELRRRGYRVTCLARAGSAASRLTFEVGFSTRTVGLEHAELTDSVTRRDFERQSRDLLRRLRPDAVLFQGCQGLDWFAGSCWELDVPVIAMLGDGGAFQRLLDTGPSFAETVGAVLVTDNRGFDSRLKRALKGTLCLVEDGTEPTLSDPAAVKLERPLVGSLIVGMLGPVRPGAGHGTFLDAARKVLGQRVECLFVILGDELTGELASLRERVNLDPLLRENVCWMRLGAAHESLLDVFDVGVVDPDGNARGGGAETLEWMASGVAVVAGDTPLARSLMTDGVEGLLHEPRSAGALADRLLFLARDPDLFRSLGQAARGRAMGLKTALRRADQLENLIGSLTARHLSAQGLRQDCQAGGAGKGV; from the coding sequence ATGGACAGATTATGCTGTGATCTCCTGTTCGTGACGTTCGAGATTGAGGCTGAGGGTGGCGCTCCGCTCGACATTGAATGGCTGAGCGAGCTGCGCCGCCGCGGGTACCGTGTGACCTGCCTGGCGCGGGCCGGCTCGGCCGCCTCCCGGCTGACCTTTGAGGTGGGTTTCAGCACGCGCACGGTGGGGCTGGAGCATGCGGAATTGACCGATTCGGTCACGCGGCGCGATTTCGAGCGCCAGAGCCGCGACCTTCTGCGCCGTCTACGGCCGGATGCGGTCCTGTTCCAGGGCTGCCAGGGACTGGACTGGTTCGCCGGGTCGTGCTGGGAGTTGGATGTGCCGGTGATCGCCATGCTCGGGGATGGAGGAGCTTTCCAACGTCTGCTCGACACCGGCCCCTCGTTCGCCGAGACCGTGGGGGCGGTGCTGGTGACAGACAACCGGGGGTTCGACAGCCGGTTGAAAAGGGCGCTCAAAGGAACGCTCTGCCTGGTGGAGGACGGCACGGAACCTACGCTATCCGACCCGGCGGCGGTCAAGCTCGAACGGCCGCTGGTGGGCAGCCTGATCGTGGGCATGCTTGGACCGGTGAGGCCCGGCGCCGGGCACGGCACGTTCCTGGATGCCGCCCGCAAGGTGCTGGGGCAGCGGGTTGAATGCCTGTTTGTCATCCTGGGCGATGAGCTTACCGGCGAGCTGGCCTCTCTGCGCGAACGGGTGAACCTCGACCCCCTGCTGCGGGAGAATGTCTGCTGGATGCGGCTGGGTGCGGCGCATGAGAGCCTGCTGGATGTATTCGACGTGGGGGTGGTGGACCCGGACGGCAACGCCCGGGGCGGAGGCGCGGAGACCCTGGAGTGGATGGCCTCGGGTGTGGCGGTGGTGGCCGGGGACACTCCGCTCGCCCGCTCCCTGATGACCGACGGCGTGGAGGGTCTGCTGCACGAGCCACGCAGCGCCGGGGCGCTGGCCGACAGGCTCCTGTTCCTGGCGCGCGACCCCGACCTGTTCCGCAGCCTGGGACAGGCCGCCAGGGGACGGGCCATGGGGCTCAAAACGGCCTTGCGCCGCGCGGACCAGCTCGAAAACCTGATAGGATCGTTGACCGCCCGGCACCTGTCCGCCCAGGGCCTCAGACAGGACTGCCAGGCCGGTGGGGCCGGGAAAGGAGTCTGA
- a CDS encoding TetR/AcrR family transcriptional regulator, producing MGRPSRKEREKDRMRREILEAAEAVFSTHGFHNTTISMIAAAAGLSVGSIYNFFPGKEALFYSIIEKSASEGLEALREAADAIDSPVEKLRTVITQKVNYFIAHYDFFKIFIGVTSASYRPQIERDNPVLIQYHDYIDWLEATFRWAMEQGCVKPCDPRLLAISLEGLTDGLIEHWEWLKDTSDIQKLVGNIVDVFLRGILTER from the coding sequence GTGGGCAGGCCATCCCGCAAGGAACGTGAAAAAGATCGTATGCGGCGGGAGATACTGGAGGCAGCCGAGGCGGTGTTCTCGACCCACGGCTTCCACAACACGACGATCAGCATGATCGCCGCGGCGGCCGGGCTGTCCGTGGGCTCGATCTACAATTTCTTCCCGGGCAAGGAGGCACTTTTCTACAGCATCATCGAGAAAAGCGCCAGCGAGGGTCTGGAGGCGCTGCGCGAGGCGGCCGATGCGATCGACTCGCCGGTGGAGAAGTTGCGTACCGTGATTACACAGAAGGTGAACTACTTCATCGCCCATTACGATTTTTTCAAGATCTTCATCGGTGTCACCTCGGCCAGCTACCGTCCTCAGATCGAGAGGGATAACCCGGTCCTTATTCAGTACCACGACTACATAGACTGGCTGGAAGCGACGTTCCGCTGGGCGATGGAGCAGGGCTGCGTCAAACCCTGTGATCCGCGCCTGCTGGCGATAAGCCTGGAGGGTCTGACCGACGGTCTGATCGAGCATTGGGAATGGCTGAAAGACACCTCTGACATTCAGAAACTGGTCGGCAACATCGTGGATGTGTTTTTGCGGGGGATTCTTACCGAACGCTGA